From the genome of Vicia villosa cultivar HV-30 ecotype Madison, WI linkage group LG2, Vvil1.0, whole genome shotgun sequence, one region includes:
- the LOC131646313 gene encoding embryonic abundant protein VF30.1-like → MEFTHLSLLALFCLIFVGTNGSKSGEEYWKSIWPNTPIPKPLLDLLLPDSKTSLPIRDHEENQYWTVFFEHDLYPGKKMSLGIHKHSKTQMSVENTNQPFGINTWWDKKSIEKANQAFETHMATNKAIDDEIRKPIETFGILIWTGKPNQDIGSRTKIDKATRENIEKTDQPFATRKWIDKKTKRLSQTSTIPLWTKEEMRIFHDYCGKPSPIGEDKYCAPSLELMMNYVISKLGKNIKAMSSSFAQSQDKYVVEEVKKIGDRAVMCHRLNLKKVAFYCHQVNATTTYMVPLVASDGTKSNALTICHHDTRGMDPSIIYEVLKVKPGTIPVCHFIGNKAIAWVPNKDVTEANGHPCVI, encoded by the exons ACACTCCTATACCCAAACCTCTTTTGGATCTACTGCTGCCTG ATAGCAAAACCAGTTTGCCTATTAGAGATCATGAAGAGAATCAATATTGGACTGTCTTTTTTGAACATGATTTATATCCCGGAAAAAAGATGAGTTTAGGCATCCATAAACATTCAAAGACACAGATGTCTGTCGAAAATACAAATCAACCTTTTGGAATCAACACATGGTGGgataaaaaatcaattgaaaAAGCCAATCAAGCTTTTGAAACTCACATGGCAACTAATAAAGCAATTGATGATGAAATTAGGAAACCgattgaaacttttggaattctTATATGGACTGGTAAACCAAATCAAGATATTGGGAGTCGTACAAAAATTGATAAAGCAACAagagaaaatattgaaaaaacaGACCAACCTTTCGCTACTCGCAAATGGAttgataaaaaaactaaaagattAAGTCAAACTTCTACGATACCCCTATGGACTAAAGAAGAGATGCGCATTTTTCATGATTATTGTGGAAAGCCTTCCCCAATCGGAGAAGATAAATATTGTGCACCATCCTTAGAATTGATGATGAATTATGTCATTTCTAAACTTGGAAAAAATATTAAAGCAATGTCAAGTTCCTTCGCTCAAAGTCAAGACAAATATGTGGTGGAGGAAGTGAAGAAAATAGGCGATAGAGCAGTGATGTGTCacagattaaatttaaaaaaagtagCATTCTATTGCCACCAAGTCAATGCGACAACGACTTACATGGTCCCGTTGGTGGCTTCTGATGGAACTAAATCTAATGCATTAACTATTTGCCACCATGATACAAGAGGTATGGATCCTAGTATCATTTATGAAGTTCTTAAGGTCAAACCAGGAACTATTCCAGTTTGTCATTTTATTGGCAATAAAGCTATTGCTTGGGTACCCAACAAAGATGTAACTGAAGCCAATGGCCATCCTTGTGTCATATAG
- the LOC131649404 gene encoding uncharacterized protein LOC131649404, with the protein MNGSPYDDFVTAKGLRQGDPFPHFLFSLVAEGLAKMLAKASEVGAYSSFRIGESWAADLLQFADDTVIIGEDSWNNLWCTKTVLRVFDLASGLQVNLAESCSLGVHVEDSFMQATSTFLCCRIGKFPFNFLGIPIGSNHRKLFVWNPVIEKMRNILSSWKSRLLSIGGRITLINYVLNEIPIYFLSFFKISKVVLKEMIKLQR; encoded by the coding sequence ATGAATGGTAGTCCATATGATGACTTTGTGACCGCGAAAGGGCTTAGGCAAGGGGATCCATTTCCCCATTTCCTATTTTCATTAGTTGCAGAGGGTTTAGCAAAGATGTTGGCCAAGGCATCAGAAGTAGGAGCATATAGCAGTTTCAGAATCGGCGAGTCTTGGGCGGCGGACTTGTTGCAGTTTGCAGATGACACGGTAATCATTGGGGAAGATAGCTGGAACAACTTGTGGTGTACAAAAACAGTGTTGAGAGTTTTTGATTTGGCTTCCGGTTTACAAGTTAATCTAGCAGAGAGTTGTTCGTTAGGAGTGCATGTCGAGGACTCTTTTATGCAAGCAACTTCAACCTTCTTGTGCTGCAGAATTGGTAAGTTCCCTTTCAATTTTTTGGGCATACCAATTGGGAGCAATCATAGGAAACTATTTGTTTGGAATCCGGTGATTGAGAAGATGCGAAACATATTATCTTCGTGGAAAAGTAGGCTGTTGTCTATTGGGGGAAGAATCACACTTATAAATTATGTCCTCAATGAAATTCCAATTTATTTTCTGTCATTCTTTAAGATCTCTAAGGTAGTACTTAAAGAGATGATCAAATTACAACGATAA